ACCGATTCAGTCCTCTATCACGGAGTGGACCGGAGCGGAGCGATCCACTTCGGGGCACCCGCGCCAGACTGGTGCACCCCGTGCGGCCAAGTGCGCGATTTCAGGGCAGCGGGGCGTTGGCCGACAGGCTGCAATTCCGGGAGACCGCGACTTCCGGAGGGATGCACCGATGGGCACGAACGAGAAGCGGGCGATGAAGTTGAACGCGGTGGGGGCCATGGAGCTGTCGGTGGGAGGGCGGTCGGAGCTGACGCGGAGCGGGGGGGGCGAGCCGCCGCACGGTGGGGGGGAGGACCCGCGCCGGTACCAGGACGGGTGGAGGGCGGGGAAGCCGGCGGAGGATCCGGAGAAGATGAAGAAGTGGGGGCTGGTGACGGCCAAGCCGAGCGAGTTCCTCATCCACATGCGCCGGGGCCGGGTGCGCGAGGTGAGCGGGCAGGGCGCCTCGTGCTTCAAGCTGCCGGGCGACGCGGTGGCGATCGTCCCGACGAGCGTGCAGCGGCTGCAGTTCACCGCGGACCAGGTGACGAGCGAGAAGGTGGGCGTGCAGGTGACGGGCCTGGCGGTGTACCGGATCGTCGACCCGCTGGTGGCCTTCCGGATGCTCAACTTCTCCTTCCCGGAGCGGGCGCAGCAGAAGCTGGCGGAGCTGCTACGCGAGATGTTCGTGGGCGCGGTGCGGCGGCTGGTGGCGAACCTGTCGGTGGAGGAGTGCCTCTCCAAGCGCAAGGAGGGCATCGCCGCGGAGCTGATGCGGGAGATTGCCCCGGTGGTGTCGGGGAAGGGGAGACTGGAGGACCGGAGCGACACGGGGTGGGGCGTGGTCCTGGACACGATTGAGATCCAGGACGTGCGGGTGCTGTCGGAGACGGTGTTCGCGAACATGCAGGCGCGCTTCCGGCAGGAGCAGGAGCGGGTGGCGCGCGAGGCGGAGCTGGCCAAGGAGCGCTTCATCCGGAGGGAGGAGGCGGAGGCGGAGCGGCAGATCGCGCTGACGCGGCTGACGACGGAGGAGGAGGTCCGGCACAAGCGGCAGGAGGCGGAGGAGCAGGCGAAGCTGGAGGCGCTGGCGGTCGAGTCCCGGGTGGAGGAGGCGCGGGTCGCGAAGGAGCGGAGCACGCGGCAGGCGCAGGTGGGGCTGGAGCGGGAGACGGCGCTGGCGAAGCTGAACGCCGAGCTGGAGGTGAGGGAGCAGAAGGCGAAGGCGGAGGAGGCGCAGAAGCTGGCGCAGCTGGAGGCCGAGCGGAGGATGTCGGAGGCGAAGCTGGCGCAGGAGCGGGCGCTGGCGGCGTCGCGGTCCCAGGCGGAGCTGGAGCGGCTGAAGCTGGAGCAGCAGGCGCAGGCGGCGAAGCTGACGAACGAGCGGGCGCTGGCGGCGGCGAAGGCGCAGGCGGAGCTGGAGCGGCTGAAGCTGGAGCAGGAGCAGGATGCGGCGAGGCTGACGCACGAGCGGCAGATGGCGGCGGTGAGGGCGGAGGCGGAGCTGGAGAAGCTGCACCAGGAGCAGCAGGCGCAGACGGCGCGGCACACATCGATGATGGCGGTGCTGCAGCAGGAGTCGGAGCGGGCGAGGGCGCAGGCGAAGGTGGCGGAGGCGCGGTGCGCGATCGCCGAGGCGGAGCTGGCGATGGCGGAGATGGAGGCGCGCAAGGCCCGCATCACGCAGGACCCTGAGCTGGCGAAGGTGCGCGCGCTCAAGGAGATCGAGAACACGCTGTCGCCGGAGGCGATCCAGCTGGTGCTGGCGCAGCAGCTGCCGCAGGTGGCGGCGGCGTTCCAGCAGAAGATGGGCGAGGTGCACGTGACGGCGGTGGATGGAGCCAACCCGTTCGGCTACATCGCGGCGGCGGTGGAGGGCGTCATGGGCCTGGCGAGGTCCGCGGGCCTGCAGGTGCCCACGCCGCCGAAGAAGGATCAGCCGGTGTGAAGGCTCAGGAGCGGTGGCGCTCGGCGACGCGGTAGAGCTGGGTGAGGGAGCGGTCCAGCAGCGACTGGCACGAGCGCATGTATCGGTGGGCCCGGACATAGGGAAACCAGACGCGAGGGCCGACGCGCACCTGCATCTCCCCGAGCCTCTTGCGCGGTATCCATTGTCCGCCGAGGTTGCGCACCAGCACCTCCCCCAGGTACGCGGCCACGGCGGGCACCGCGTGCTCGTCGATGCGCTCGCGCTCGAAAATCATCGGGAATCGGTCGCGCAAGAAGTGGGCGTCGACATCCGTGAGCGACTCGGGGGTCTCCTTGAAGACGGAGGGCACCTTGGAATGCAGGAGCGCTACGAGGCCCTCTGCGAGGTGGCCGTAGTATTGGCACACGCGCTCCGGGTTCTCCACGTCCGGGGGCAGGGCGGACTCGACGGGCATCCACTCGTCGGCCTCTGGCGGCTGGTACGTATTGAGTTCGGCGATCTTGCGCTGGCGCTCGTGAAAGGCGACGTCGTCCACCACGCGGGAGAGGAGTGGCGCCACGTCCGGGTGGAAGCGGGGCTCAACGGGGGCGAGTGTGGCGCTGCGCTCGCGCAGGGTGCGCAGCAGGGCGTCGAAGTCGAGGTCCGGCCGGAGGTGGGCGTGAGCACGGGCCTGGGCCAGGCGCGCCTCGTCGCTGGCGAAGTCCGCGGCGGTGGGCCAGAGCACCAGGAGGACGGCGCCGTTGGGAAGGGCCTCTACCCGGTGGGCGGGGGTAGACAGCACGCGCTCGCGGCCGATGGTTTCCACCAGCTTGGAGCTGAAGACGTTGAGCCAGCACACCTCGTAGACCTTGTCGAAGCCGTCCCTGTGCCAGATCTCCTTGGGGCGGCCAAAGCTGGGGAAGTCCGCCAATTGCTTGTCAGCGCTGCTGTGGGCCGAGGCATGGGTGACCGGGTAGTGAGAGGCCCACGCACGAACCATGTCCACGAAATCGCGGCAGCGCTTCTCCTTCGAGAAGAGGGAGAGCCGTTGGATGGAAAGCCCGACGTACAGTTCGATGGGGAGCGGCGGGAACCAGAGACTGAGCATCATGTCCAACGCCGGGAACTTCGTGCGATAGAGCCCGATGGACGTGCTGTTTTCATCGCGCTGCTCCGCCAGTGCTTTCCAGGTGGAGGCGCGTGAGTATTTGCGATGCCGCTTGCCCTTGACGACGTCCGGCATCCATTCGCCTGCGTACTCCTCAAGTGCCTGGAGGAATGGCTCCAGCTCGCGCTCGACAGCGGCCTCATGATCGAAGGAACTCTCGAAGGTGAGTCGGAGGTGATCCTCCATATCCAGGCCGCGAACCCCCAGCACTTTCATTGCGACAACACCTCCACTCCCTTGACTTTCTCCTCGGCTTTACGCACGGCGGCATTCCAACTATCTGCCCTCATGGGCTTGAGTGTGCCGCCTTCGTAGATGAGGCGGACCCTCTGGACCTGCACGCGGAACCTGATGGATTTTCGGAGGATGTTCAGCGTCTCGCCGTAATACCGCAGGGCCTCGCTCGCGTCCGCCACCATCTGCGCGGCCACGGCGTTTTCCTCCAGCAACGCGAGGTTGCGGCTCTTGAAGCTGAAGGTCTCCACGCGAGGAGACTGGCCGGCGGGCGGCTCTGCCTCGATGACGAGCACATCCGCGTAGCGCACCCCATCCATACCCTGCTTCGACACGCCCACGTTCGTCTCGATGCGCGGACTGTTGAAGTCCTGGAGGTAGCGGCGCATGGACCGGGGCAATGCCGCGTCCTCGCGCAGCACGGACACCATGACACGCTCGAACGCGAGCCCCCGGGCGAACTGCCCCCGCATCTTCTCGTATCCCTTCCACGCCAGGGGCGGTTTGACCGCCTTGCCCTGCTTGAGCTCCACGAGGCGGTTTTTCCAGTAGGCGACGTACTCGCGCCAGAGTGCATCTACCTGGGTTCCCAGCGGCGGGGCGTCCACCAAGGGGCGTTGCTTCTCCAGCACCGCCACGTCCCCGGACAGGCGCGGGCCTGTGGAGTCGAACTCAGCCCACGCCAGTTTGGCTTCCACCACCTCCCGGCCGTGGACCGCCACCTCGTCCACCAGAGAGGCCACACCGCCGAGGCCCTCGCCAATGCCCGCTCTCGCCGGAGTGGGGCCCGCGCGCTGGGGCCTGGCTTCCGACAACCACACTTGTGCCTTGGCCACGTCGCCCCGGGCCTCGTAGAGGGCAATGGCGGCGGATTCTCCCCCCTCGTGGACGAACAGGGCCGCCTCCCGCCGGGCCTGGATGTAGCGGGCCAGTTCGCGCAGCCCTTCCCCTCCCAGCCGCTCCCACAGCCGCTCCACCACCTCGGCAAGTCCTTGGAATCCCAGCTCCGGCACCTGCAACCGCCCAGGCTTGAGCCGCCCGGTGCCCATGGTGCCCCTGGCCTCGGCGAGGTGACGCACGCCCTTGCCCCCGGCGTACAAGCCCACCAGCACCGCCGCGGCCGACAGCTCTCGAGTGGCCTGCTCGTAGTGGCCCTGCGACAGCGAGTACACCCCGTGGCATGTGCCGGCCACCAGGTTGTAGAAGCCCACCGGTACCCCGAACGTCAACGCGTCGAAGCTCCTGAGTGTCACGCTTCCCGGTGAGAGTGCCTGCTGCATCTCCGCCCGCTCCACCTCGTCGAGCGCCTCCTGGAAGGGCGGTGGTAGCTGCCCGCGCTGCGCGGAGTACTTCAGGGCCACCGCGCCCTGGCGCAGCTCGCTGGTGGACAGGGCTTCCGTGGCGGCACTGGCCAGACCCCGAGCCATGTCCCCGAGGTGCTCGGGACGGTCGGGGTAGTCCGACAGGTCGAGTCCTCGCTGGCGCAGCGCCTCGCGGACGGCGCCCATGCGTCCCAGTGTCTCCCCCAGTTGCTTGTCCCGAGCGAGCAGCCCGAGTAGCTCTTTCACTTCGTCTCCAAACGCCGAGTGGAGGACGAAGAGGGCGAAAGGCTCGGCGCGAGCGGTGCCGTACTCCCGGGTGGCGGTGACGAGAAAGGTGGCGCGCTTGCGGTTGAGGACTCTGGTGCCCGCGCGCAGCGGCCCCAGGGAGCCGAGCCGGACGGCGGACCAGTCGTCCAACTCCTCCACCAGCCGGTCCATGTCCACCCCGTGCTGCAACTCGATGAATTGCGCGGGGGAGGTGCAGGCCAGGAAGGGGGCGAGTACCTGCTGACTGGAGGAAAGGTGGGGCCAGCCCGGGGGGCGCGCCGCTTCTTCCAGGCAACCCGTCTCCCGTCCGGTGTCCGCTGTCCGATCGGGGAATCCACCTGCGCTTCCTTCGGCTCTGGCCAGCACGGGCGGGAACTCCGGCCCTTGGGGCTCGGAGTCATCGCGGAGCGAGGAGGCGCGTGAGTGCAGGCCAAAGCCACTCACGAGGTTCCCTCGTGGATGGCCTGTGGCACACCCTTCCAGCAGCACCACGAGCACCAGGTGCAGCAGGACCGGGCCGAGGGGCCGCGCCACCCGGGAACTCAGCCGCGCCTCCGCCGGAGGCGGACCAACGACACGGGTGGACATGTCGCACCTCTCCACTTTCCAACTCGAGCTTGGATTTGATCTGGATGGGTTTCGTGAATTCTCTTTCTTACGACTTCCAGCGCCGCTGGCCTCGATGCTTCACGGATGGATGGACTGGGGTGCTCGTTTCTCGTGCGAGCGTGCCGAGACCGGCACGTAGCACTTTTCTACACCTCGGCCCGCGTGCGGCGCACGTTCCGGAATGTCGGACCCCCAAGGAGACGGAAACGAAGTTCCCCATCGAGCGCGGGTCGATCGGCTTTCAATGCCGTTGGCTCTCTTGGTAGGAGGCTCTCCTCGTGATGTCCCTGGATGCCGAGCCCATCTTCCCGCACGAGCTGCGTGACGCCTGGCCCGCCCTCTCGCGTGATGAGCGCGTGGAGAGCTTCAAGCTGGTGCCGCACGCCACGGCGGATGATTTCTTCCTCTCTCTGTCGGCGCAGGAGCAGGCGGAGCTCATCCTCCTGCTGGCTCCGGGCGAGCGGCGGACATGGATGCGGCTGCTGGCTCCGGACGACGCGGTGGACGTGGTGCAATCCGTCGCGCCACAGAATCGTGACGCGCTGATGTCCGAGCTGGACGAGACCACCCGCCGCGAGGTGCTCGCCCTGCTGGCCTATGCCGAGGACGACGCGGGCGGGCTGATGAATCCCCGCTTCGTGCGCGTGCGGCCGGAGATGACCAGCGACGAGGCCATCAGCTACCTGCGCAAGCAGACGCGCGAGAAGGTGGAGACGGTCTACTACGCCTATGTACTGGACGCGCAGCAGCACCTGCTGGGCGTGGTGTCCCTGCGCCAGCTCTTCCAGGCCGCTCCGGACAAGCGCGTCGCCGACGTGATGAGCCGCGACCTCATCACCGTCTCCGAGGACACCGACCAGGAGGCGGTGAGCCGGCTCTTCTCCGAGCACGGCCTGATGGCCATTCCGGTGGTCGATGCCGAGAAGCGCATGAAGGGCATCGTCACCGTGGACGACATCGTCCAGGTGGTCCAGGAGGAGGCCACCGAGGACATCCAGAAGGTGGGCGGCATGGAGGCCCTCGACGCTCCCTACTTCGAGGTGGGCTTCCTCGCCATGCTCAAGAAGCGCGCCGGCTGGCTGCTCGTGCTCTTCCTGGGCGAGATGCTCACCGCCACCGCCATGGGTCACTTCGAGGAGGAGATCTCCCGGGCCGTGGTGCTCGCGCTCTTCGTGCCGCTCATCATCAGCTCGGGCGGCAACTCGGGCAGTCAGGCCACCACGCTCATCATCCGCTCGCTGGCGCTCTCGGAGGTGCGGCTGCGCGACTGGTGGCGCGTGATGCACCGCGAGGTCCTGGCGGGGCTGGCGCTGGGCGCCATCCTGGGCACGGTGGGCATCCTGCGCATCCTCATCTGGCAGAGCGTCTTCCATACCTACGGGGAGCACGCCGTCCTGATCGCACTGACGGTGGGCGTATCCCTGCTGGGCGTGGTCACCTGGGGCACCCTCTCGGGCTCCATGCTGCCCTTCCTCCTGCGGCGGCTCGGATTCGACCCGGCGAGCGCCTCCGCCCCCTTCGTGGCCACGCTGGTGGACGTGTCCGGGCTCGTCATCTACTTCTCCGCCGCCGCCGTCCTCCTGCGCGGAACGTTGCTGTAGTGTGCGAGACATGGTGCGAGGCCACTGGACACCGCTTCACCGCGCGCTCGGGCTCCTGGTGCTGGGCCTGTACCTGCTCTGGCCCACTGCCGTGCGGGCCTGCTCGTGTGGGCTTCCCACCCTGGAGGAGGCGCGTGAGAAGGCGGACCTCGTCTTCGCCGGACGGGTGGTGGACCCGGGATACGAGCTCGCCAACGGGTTGCTCGTCGGGAAGGTCCGGTTCGAGGTTCTCGCCCTCTACAAGGGATCCGTGGGCAAGACGGTTCGTGTGGACCTGTATTCGTGGGGGTTCTGCGGCTTTCACCTGCTGCCTGTCGGAGAGGAGCTCCTCATGTTCGCGATCAACGACGAGGACTGGCTCCCAGGCCCCAACTACACCCTCGATCTCTGCTCGCGCACCAACACCCTGAAGGACGCGGCGGAGGATGTGCGGGCGTTGGGTGTTCCGCTTCCGCTCGCCAGGAGAGAGGCTTCCGGGCCCGTGCTCGTCACCCTGGTGTCCCTTGGGGTGCTCGCTTGCGCGGGAGTGGCGTGGCAGCTCCGGCGCTGGAGGCGTGGCGATCCGTCCGCGCCTTGAGCGACTCACCCGGCCCGGCGCAGGGCCGGGCGGCCCGCATGCACCTGTTCGCGAACCGCGGCGAGCAAGAGGTCCGAGCGCAATGGGCCGGACAGGAACGCCTGTGCTCCCAGCGCACTCGCCCGCTCCTCGTCACGCGCCCGGCCCGCGAGCAGCAGCCGGGCCTGAATCCCACGCCGCTTCACGCTCTCCACGGATTGCAGCGGCGCCAGGACGACAGCGCTCCCACTCGCTGCCCGCACGTCCTCGGTGCGTGCCACCCGCGCCCGCACGCCCTCGTCCTCCAGCAACTTCAACAGCCCCTGGGTTGCCTTGACTCCCCAGCCGTAGACCCAGACCTCCGGCTCGGGCTCCGCGATGGGCTTCCGTGTGTCCTCCACCCTGGGCATCGCTGGCTCGGTGAGCCGAGCGTGCTTCGGGAGCTCCTCCGTCAGTGGCAGCATCACCGGCAGGCCGCTCCGCTCGACCGTGGAGGCCGGGACGGCACCCTGCAGGAGCTGCCCCAGCATCAGGCACTCGGCGCGATCCGTCACCAGCGGCAGGTGCTCATCCGCCTCGGGGAGGGGAATCGGCTCCACCGGACGCCGCGCGTCGAGGAGGTGAGGGTAGTAGAGCCGCTCGATGGCCTGGGAGATGGCGGCATCGGTCGCCAGCAACGTCACCACCCGCGCCTTGCCGGTCACCCGGGCCACTTCATCCAGGGCGGTCGGATCCGCTGGCGCCGACGTGGCCACCACCAGCACGGAGTCTCGCGGTCCCTCCTGCCGGAGAGGGATGACACGACAGGCTTCCGCCACTCGCGCGGGCAGCACTTCCACCAACTGCGAGTCCAGCGGCTCCGCGTCCAGGTCCAGTGTCGGGAGCTGTACCTGGCTGGCCAGGAGCTCGAGCACCTGCTGTGCGGTGCAGAAACCCATGTCCACCACCACCTGTCCCAACGGCACGCCCCACTTGTTGTGGAAGCCCAGGGCCGCACGCAGTTGCAGCTCGTCCACGAGCCCGTTCTCCCGAAGTAGATCTCCCAGCCGTTTCTTCCGCATCGTCGCGCCCTCGGGTTGTCCTCGTTCAACCCCTTTGCGTCCGGCGTGCCATGCCAGGAGCGTCACCCCGCGGCTGGGAACCTCCCTGTTTCCAGGTGCTTGCATCCTCCTCGCGCATGCCTGAACGGTGACACCGGTCACCAGCTGGTGACTGTCGTCATCACCCGCCGAGCCGGAAGACCCTGACCTTCAATGCATGGCGGCGAGGAGCCTCGTTCCGAGCACGAGGGCCGCGGCGTCCTCCACCAGCCCGGCCGCCACGTTGGGGAGGCCCAGCCGGCGCGTCGCGAGCTGCCTCAGCTTGTAGAAGGCGAAGGCCGAGGCCACGGCCGCAGCCGCGCCGAGCAGGGCGCGGCCCGCGGACGGGCGCCGGTGCGGCGAGGCCACGGCGGCACCGGTCAGGGCGCCGGAGAGGGCTCGCGCCACCAGGGCGGGCGGAGAGATGCGTGAGGGGATCCACGAGGTCTTGTCGGCGGTCAGCTCGCCGAGGGCCAGCACCCCCAGCACACGCGAGATCCGCCGCGAGGCGAGCACATGGGCACGTCCCTCGGGCGCCTCGACGGGCTCCCGCGAGAGCTGGTGGCTCAGGAGGGCGGGGGCACTGAAGGTCCTCATCCCGGCCAGTACCCCGAAGCCCACGGAGAGCAACAGCCGATCCCTCCTCACGCGCTCCACTTCCCGCTCCACTCCGCCAAGGCGGCGGCCCATTCCCCGCTGAGAATAGAATTGCACCGGCTTCAACCCGATCTTCAGATCCGCCAGGTGCGGCTCCAAGCGGGGCGGCCCTCCGCCCTCGTCGCGCCGTTCCAGGCGGCCGGAACGCAGCAGCTCTCGCAGCCGCGCGTGGGCCAGGTGGTGCCAGGCGCGTTGGTAGCGCCGCCCCATCAGCGCGAAGCCCAGCTGGCTCCACCAGTTGGGGAAATGGCCCTCTCTCCAGGAGGCCTTGATGTGGAAGCGCAGCTCCCCGCTGCCGTGGTCCTTGCTGAGGAGGAACCACTCCCGTCCGGCCTCGATGTGCCCCCACAGGGTGTCGAAGCGGAAGCCGAACACGGTCCGCTCGCCCTCGTCGCCCGAGCGGACCGCACCGATCCGCACCGGGCAGAGGTAGTGGAGTCCCAGGGACTTCAGCTCGAGCAGCACCGGGCGCCCCTGGAGGGGCGTGGCGGCGTCGAAGTATCCGTGCACGACGCGAGGATCGGAGAAGCCCAGCTCGATGACGGCGTGCTTCAGCCGGGCGAAGGCGTCGTCTCCGGAGGGTGGGCCTGGTCGCTCATGGGCGAGGACGGCCTGGGACTCCACCTGGCTCCAGCCGTTCTCGAGTGTCATCTCCTCCTCGGCCATCTCGAAGTTGAGGGGGAGGGTGGAAGCCCGCGAGAGCCGCGCAGACACCTCGTCCACCGACCAGCTCCGCAGCCAGCGCCACTCGACATCCGTCAT
This is a stretch of genomic DNA from Archangium violaceum. It encodes these proteins:
- the mgtE gene encoding magnesium transporter, whose protein sequence is MSLDAEPIFPHELRDAWPALSRDERVESFKLVPHATADDFFLSLSAQEQAELILLLAPGERRTWMRLLAPDDAVDVVQSVAPQNRDALMSELDETTRREVLALLAYAEDDAGGLMNPRFVRVRPEMTSDEAISYLRKQTREKVETVYYAYVLDAQQHLLGVVSLRQLFQAAPDKRVADVMSRDLITVSEDTDQEAVSRLFSEHGLMAIPVVDAEKRMKGIVTVDDIVQVVQEEATEDIQKVGGMEALDAPYFEVGFLAMLKKRAGWLLVLFLGEMLTATAMGHFEEEISRAVVLALFVPLIISSGGNSGSQATTLIIRSLALSEVRLRDWWRVMHREVLAGLALGAILGTVGILRILIWQSVFHTYGEHAVLIALTVGVSLLGVVTWGTLSGSMLPFLLRRLGFDPASASAPFVATLVDVSGLVIYFSAAAVLLRGTLL
- a CDS encoding SPFH domain-containing protein, with translation MGTNEKRAMKLNAVGAMELSVGGRSELTRSGGGEPPHGGGEDPRRYQDGWRAGKPAEDPEKMKKWGLVTAKPSEFLIHMRRGRVREVSGQGASCFKLPGDAVAIVPTSVQRLQFTADQVTSEKVGVQVTGLAVYRIVDPLVAFRMLNFSFPERAQQKLAELLREMFVGAVRRLVANLSVEECLSKRKEGIAAELMREIAPVVSGKGRLEDRSDTGWGVVLDTIEIQDVRVLSETVFANMQARFRQEQERVAREAELAKERFIRREEAEAERQIALTRLTTEEEVRHKRQEAEEQAKLEALAVESRVEEARVAKERSTRQAQVGLERETALAKLNAELEVREQKAKAEEAQKLAQLEAERRMSEAKLAQERALAASRSQAELERLKLEQQAQAAKLTNERALAAAKAQAELERLKLEQEQDAARLTHERQMAAVRAEAELEKLHQEQQAQTARHTSMMAVLQQESERARAQAKVAEARCAIAEAELAMAEMEARKARITQDPELAKVRALKEIENTLSPEAIQLVLAQQLPQVAAAFQQKMGEVHVTAVDGANPFGYIAAAVEGVMGLARSAGLQVPTPPKKDQPV
- a CDS encoding ATPase, with translation MRKKRLGDLLRENGLVDELQLRAALGFHNKWGVPLGQVVVDMGFCTAQQVLELLASQVQLPTLDLDAEPLDSQLVEVLPARVAEACRVIPLRQEGPRDSVLVVATSAPADPTALDEVARVTGKARVVTLLATDAAISQAIERLYYPHLLDARRPVEPIPLPEADEHLPLVTDRAECLMLGQLLQGAVPASTVERSGLPVMLPLTEELPKHARLTEPAMPRVEDTRKPIAEPEPEVWVYGWGVKATQGLLKLLEDEGVRARVARTEDVRAASGSAVVLAPLQSVESVKRRGIQARLLLAGRARDEERASALGAQAFLSGPLRSDLLLAAVREQVHAGRPALRRAG
- a CDS encoding DUF1990 family protein — its product is MTDVEWRWLRSWSVDEVSARLSRASTLPLNFEMAEEEMTLENGWSQVESQAVLAHERPGPPSGDDAFARLKHAVIELGFSDPRVVHGYFDAATPLQGRPVLLELKSLGLHYLCPVRIGAVRSGDEGERTVFGFRFDTLWGHIEAGREWFLLSKDHGSGELRFHIKASWREGHFPNWWSQLGFALMGRRYQRAWHHLAHARLRELLRSGRLERRDEGGGPPRLEPHLADLKIGLKPVQFYSQRGMGRRLGGVEREVERVRRDRLLLSVGFGVLAGMRTFSAPALLSHQLSREPVEAPEGRAHVLASRRISRVLGVLALGELTADKTSWIPSRISPPALVARALSGALTGAAVASPHRRPSAGRALLGAAAAVASAFAFYKLRQLATRRLGLPNVAAGLVEDAAALVLGTRLLAAMH